The DNA sequence CAGCGCGCCACCCGCGCGCTATACCGACGTGCTCGAACTCGACCTCGGCACGGTCGAACCCAGCCTCGCCGGCCCGCGCCGCCCACAGGACCGCCTGCGCTTGGGCGAGGCCGGCAAGCGCGTCGGCGAGTTCATCGGTTCGATGCTAAAGGAACGTGAGAGTACTTTTTCGGAACCCGCTGAAGCGGAACGCTTCGAGGCCGAAGGCGGCCATACGGCCGTGGGCGTGGAACACCAGGCGGAAGCCACGCCGAAGCGCAGTAACGTCACCATGAACGGTGAGGAATTCGTGCTCGATCACGGCGACATCGTGATCGCGGCCATCACCTCCTGCACCAACACCTCGAACCCCTCGGTGATGCTCGGCGCCGGGCTGGTCGCCCGCAAGGCGCGCGAGCGCGGGCTGAAGGTCAAACCCTGGGTGAAGACATCGCTGGCTCCCGGCTCCAAGGTCGTGACCGAGTATCTGCAGCACTCCGGGCTGCTGGACGACCTCGAGGCCCTCGGCTTCCATGTCGTCGGCTACGGCTGCACGACCTGCATCGGCAACTCGGGGCCGCTGCCGGATCCGATCAGCGAGGCCGTGCTGAAGGACGACCTGATCGTCAGTTCGGTCCTCTCGGGCAACCGCAACTTCGAGGGGCGCATCCACTCCGAGGTGCGGATGAACTTCCTCGCGTCGCCACCGCTGGTGGTCGCGTACGCGCTTGCGGGCACGATGGCAACCGACCTGCTGAACGACCCGATCGGCCAGGACGAACAAGGGCAGCCGGTTTACCTGAAGGACGTCTGGCCGAGCAACGCCGAGATTCAGGCGATGGTGACCGCGAGCGTCACCGCGAAGAGCTTTACCGAAGCCTACCGCGACGTCTACCGCGGCGAGGACCGCTGGATGCGCCTGGCGGCGCCCGAGGGTGAGCGCTTCGAGTGGACGGAGGACTCCACCTATGTCCGCAACCCGCCCTACTTCACCGGCATGACGATGACGCCCGCCCCGTTGACCGAAATCCGCGATGCCCGCGTGCTCGCGTTGCTCGGCGATTCGGTGACCACCGACCACATCTCCCCGGCCGGCGCGATCCGGCCGGACAGTCCCGCTGGAAAATACCTCGCCAGCCAGGGCGTGAAGACCGCCGACTTCAATTCCTACGGATCCCGGCGCGGCAACCACGAAGTGATGATGCGCGGCACCTTCGCCAACGTGCGCCTGCGCAACCTGCTCGCCCCGGGCACCGAGGGCGGAGTCACGCTGCATCTGCCCGCTGGCGAGCAAATGCCGATCTACGACGCAGCGATTCGCTACCAGCAGGAGAACGTGCCGCTGATCGTGATCGCGGGCAAGGAATACGGCACCGGTTCCTCGCGCGACTGGGCGGCCAAGGGCACGATGCTGCTCGGGGTCAGGGCGGTGATCGTCGAGAGCTTCGAGCGCATTCACCGCTCGAACCTGATTGGAATGGGCGTGCTGCCGCTGCAATTCCTGCCTGGCGAGAATGCGGAATCGCTCGGCCTGACCGGTCGCGAGACCTACAGCATCGAGGGGCTCGACGAAGGCCGAGCCGCCGAGGTCACCGTCCGCGCCCGGCGCGACGATGGCTCCGAACACCGCTTCCAGGCACGGGTCCGGATCGATACTCCGCAGGAGGTCGACTACTTCCGCCACGGCGGCATCCTCCCCTACGTGTTGCGTCAGCTCGCGGCCTGATCCCGCCGGTCGTCGCGGCACGGGCCGAACCGCCCGTGCCGCGGCACGGGGCCGGCACCACCGCCATTCCAACTCGCGCCGGCGACGGCTATGATCCCCCTGTGCCGACAGCGTCGCCGCAGGCTCCGCGACGCCGTTAGACCAAAGGGGACATCATGCGGTGGCAGCGGTGGGGTTCGGTCGCGCTGTTCCTGGCCAGTGCCGGGACTGCTCTTCTCGGGGGTTGCGGAAGCGGCGGCCCGGACCCGGAGGCGGCGGATGCCCCGCCACCCTCGGTGACGGTAGTTCGGCTTGCGGCCGAACCCGTGACCGAAAAACAGGAGTTCGTCGGCCGTGTGGCGGCGGCTGAACGCGTCGAACTGCGGGCCCGAGTGCAGGGATTCCTGCAGGAACGAAGCTTCACCGAAGGGCAAACCGTCTCGGCGGGCGACGCGCTGTTCCGCATCGAGCCGGATCCCTACCAGGCCATCGTGGCCCAGCGCGAGGCCGACCTGCATCGGGCGCAAGCCGAGCACACCAATTCCCAGGCACAGCTGCGCCGCGGGGAGGAGTTGTTGCGCAACAACGACATTCCTCGCGCCCGGGTCGACGAACTGCGTGCAGCCGAAGCCGTCGCCGAGGCCGGCATCGCGCAGGCCGAGGCAGCCCTGAAGGCTGCGCGGCTGAACCTCGACTATACCGAGATTCGTGCACCGATCGCCGGGCGCGTCGGCCTCGCCCGCTACACGGTCGGAAACTTGGTCGGCCCCGAGTCCGGCGTGCTCGCCACGTTGGTGCAGCAGGATCCGATCTACGTGCGGTTTCCGCTGACTCAGCACGACCTGCTGGCACACCGCACTCTGGTCCGGGAGAGCGGCGGCGACGCCAGCGCCGCGGTCGTGCACCTGCGACTGGCCGATGGCACGCGCTATGAACACTCGGGCCGCGTCGATTTCATCGACGTGACGGTAGATCCTGGCACCGACACCGTGCTGATCCGCTCCCGGTTCGAGAACCCGGACGGACTGCTGGTCGCGGGGCAGTACGTCGGTGTCCTGGTCGAGAGCGGCGAACCGGAGACCGGCGTGCTGGTACCGCAGTCGTCGCTACAGGTCGACCAGACGGGCTTCTTCGTGCTCGTGCTCGATGACGAAGATCGCGTCCAGGTCCGGCGAGTCGAGACCGGGCCGATGCTCGGGGGGCGCGCGGTCATCAAGGCCGGGCTCGCCCCCGGTGACCGAGTGGTGGTCGAGGGTGTGCAAAAGGTTCGTCCGGGACAGGCGGTCACGGCCACACCCTGGCAGCCGCCGGTTCGGGACTAGGGCTCGATGTTTTCCGCGATCTTCATCGACCGGCCGCGCCTGGCCATCGTGATCTCCGTGGTGATCACCCTCGCGGGGTTGATCGCGCTCACTCGCCTGCCGGTGGCCCAGTTCCCGGACATCGTGCCGCCGCAGGTGCAGGTCACCGCCTACTACCCCGGCGCCAGCGCCGAAGTGGTGGAGGCGGCGATCGCCCAGCCGGTGGAGGGTAAGGTCAACGGTGTGGACGACATGCTGTACATGAAGTCCACGTCCACCAACAGCGGCGCCTATTCGCTGAACG is a window from the Thioalkalivibrio paradoxus ARh 1 genome containing:
- a CDS encoding efflux RND transporter periplasmic adaptor subunit, with translation MRWQRWGSVALFLASAGTALLGGCGSGGPDPEAADAPPPSVTVVRLAAEPVTEKQEFVGRVAAAERVELRARVQGFLQERSFTEGQTVSAGDALFRIEPDPYQAIVAQREADLHRAQAEHTNSQAQLRRGEELLRNNDIPRARVDELRAAEAVAEAGIAQAEAALKAARLNLDYTEIRAPIAGRVGLARYTVGNLVGPESGVLATLVQQDPIYVRFPLTQHDLLAHRTLVRESGGDASAAVVHLRLADGTRYEHSGRVDFIDVTVDPGTDTVLIRSRFENPDGLLVAGQYVGVLVESGEPETGVLVPQSSLQVDQTGFFVLVLDDEDRVQVRRVETGPMLGGRAVIKAGLAPGDRVVVEGVQKVRPGQAVTATPWQPPVRD
- the acnA gene encoding aconitate hydratase AcnA, whose amino-acid sequence is MTAPTDHFTQTLKAGGRECAIVPITDDARAASLPYSLKILLENLLRFEDGRTVRRSDIEALLDWNPQAEPAQEIAFRPARVLLQDFTGVPAVVDLAAMRDAMEALGGDPAKINPMQPAELVIDHSVQVDAHGNVNALNLNAELEYSRNRERYSFLKWGQQAFHNFKVVPPDTGIVHQVNLEFLARTVFLDDGPDGRCRAYPDTLVGTDSHTTMVNGLGVLGWGVGGIEAEAAMLGQPISMLIPQVVGFRLTGRLSEGATATDLVLVIVEMLRRHGVVGKFVEFFGEGLAQLPLADRATIANMAPEYGATCGIFPIDGETLEYLRLTGRDPGHVELIEAYARAQGLWRDDSAPPARYTDVLELDLGTVEPSLAGPRRPQDRLRLGEAGKRVGEFIGSMLKERESTFSEPAEAERFEAEGGHTAVGVEHQAEATPKRSNVTMNGEEFVLDHGDIVIAAITSCTNTSNPSVMLGAGLVARKARERGLKVKPWVKTSLAPGSKVVTEYLQHSGLLDDLEALGFHVVGYGCTTCIGNSGPLPDPISEAVLKDDLIVSSVLSGNRNFEGRIHSEVRMNFLASPPLVVAYALAGTMATDLLNDPIGQDEQGQPVYLKDVWPSNAEIQAMVTASVTAKSFTEAYRDVYRGEDRWMRLAAPEGERFEWTEDSTYVRNPPYFTGMTMTPAPLTEIRDARVLALLGDSVTTDHISPAGAIRPDSPAGKYLASQGVKTADFNSYGSRRGNHEVMMRGTFANVRLRNLLAPGTEGGVTLHLPAGEQMPIYDAAIRYQQENVPLIVIAGKEYGTGSSRDWAAKGTMLLGVRAVIVESFERIHRSNLIGMGVLPLQFLPGENAESLGLTGRETYSIEGLDEGRAAEVTVRARRDDGSEHRFQARVRIDTPQEVDYFRHGGILPYVLRQLAA